The Triticum aestivum cultivar Chinese Spring chromosome 6D, IWGSC CS RefSeq v2.1, whole genome shotgun sequence genomic sequence TAAACCTgtcaggcacccccccccccctcctcttcAACTAAAGTTGCTGCCCCCCTAGCACTAAATCTATCAGGCAAAACGTTCGCTTTTGCCATCTTTCCTGACGTATGTTTGTGAGCTAACGAGGTCCAATATAAATACCACTGCAAAATAGGGGTTAATTCCATAGGAAATTTTTCAGGGCAATTTCGTCAGTTGCCTTTCAGCATCTGCTCACATGAGAGAATCCTTGGCCCTCCTCGGGCAACACAAAGAACCAGGACCTTGTAACTAGGTGGAAAGAATTGGGATGGAATCAAGTCTTGACAAGGTACAACAACACAAAGATGAAGGATTCAAATAAAGATGGTCCAGAGAATAGCACTGCAATCTAGGGATTAACATAAGGCCAAAATTAGGAGAAGCTCGGTGAGATAACCCATGGATTTTGAAGGAATCGTTTTATTAAAAAATATCATGAGTGGGCAGAACCGTCCTTCTCTACAGCCTATATGGCTGACAGTATGCATAAGTATCAATATGTATAGACTATAGAGTGCATAGTCCTACTTTACACAGACATACAGCGCAGTTTTACGTATCATTGTTACCAAGAAGAGAGGGGGAAGGGGGTACCTTAGCCAAATGCAGGTGTATGTGTATATCTCCTCTGAGATGCGATCACAGATTGCCATTAAGTTCACTGCCTTCAGATCGAAGATCCTGTCATTTCTTTCTCTCCAAACATGCTGCTAGATCATCATGACAATGGAGGAGAAATCTGCCAGGCGATGTGCAATCATGCTGTGCAGGTTTATTGGAAGACACGTAAAATTGCTTAAATATTTAGGTGGGTTGCAAATATTTAGTGTCAGGTAAGTAGCCCCTACAGTTTTCAGTCTACacacaaaaaataataattcaGCCATGGCATTGGCAAACACACATACAAAAGCACAGAGATATCATTAGCTCCGAAGGAAAAATACTTATAGAAGGGTACATATACTATGCATTGATCATGTTAATACACAAAGGATAACAGTAAGTAAAAATATACTTATAGAGCCTGTCTGAGTAGTATGTGCATATGGCAGCTATGATACTTGAAGCAAAATAGTAGTAACAGAAACTATTTACAGGGCCATGCACAACATGACTATGGATAGCATGAAGATAGAAGTAGGGCTGTGTTACGTGGAAAACATGAACACTATCCATAGGGCCATACTTTTGAGTATTTAGCTTAGAAGCATAATCAGATATTTGAATCATATGATGAAATTATTCCCAAGAATCAGATGATTTTTTTTAATGGCATTGTCTTGCTAAGGTTACTTAAACAACTACGGAATGGGCATCAAACCCAATGGAAGCCAAGATATACTGATGTGAAGCTTTTCAGAACTTAACACTGAACATCTAAGGTAGATATCTAATCTATGGATGCAAAGGAAATACAAAAGGCAATTTCAGCACCGGAAGTTTTGGAAATACCAAGTGATGCATTCTTTGGAGAGTTGACGCAGACACATAGCCATTTACCGATGTACATCAAACCCAATGGAAGCCAAGATATATTGTCCAGGGTTTAGATTTTGGCAGTTCATATATTTCATCCTACGCTTCATACCTCACCAAATATCTATGTTACAGATATGAGCAGTCTTAAGCCAATCAAAGACATTATCCTTTCAGCACCTCTTGCTGAGCTTAGGGTTGCAAAATCCAGATCATTTCATACTTGATGTAAGTAAGAATTCCATAGAGCTCCGATTCGCCACTTGCTGGGTCAGGCACAGCTGAACATAAGAAACAATTAAATTTTCATGACAGACTAATAAGAACCGCAAACAATTAGAATTTTGAAAGAGCTTGCAAAAGAGTTCACAACAATAGGCATCTATATCATGGATGCAGAATTTAATAAGAACCGCAAACAATTAGAATTTAAAAAGAGCTCACTGATCAGGCTATTAATCAATAAAACTAATGTGCGTAACTCTAAACTAAATGGCATAAACAGTACTAAGAACTACAGTATGACTATTTTAACACAACAAAATGGATAGGTAAAAATTATCTTGATTTGCACATCTATACTTGTTCAAAAAGCAGCATAGCTCACTGGGGCAGATCCATTTATTGCTTCTATATTTCTGTTGTCAGTTGTGTCAACTGCAAATAAATATACAGCTAGGAAGTTTCACAGGTTCCTTCTGCAGCAAGAGGCACAAAAACACTTCGCCAATGACAAATAAACCTACATTGCATGGTAGGCTCACAAACAAAATGAGCCTATCCTGTTGGTGAGCCTATCCTACATTGCATAAGGTCAAATATAGTTGAAAACCACCTGAAGCAGATTATGTTACTTCAAAATCAGAGTGGCTTCCATTGGCGGCTGATGCTTGACAAACCTAAACTGCAGGATAGGCTCACCAACAAAGTAGCCCAATATTTGTAGTTGAAAACCAGCTGAAGCAGATTATTGTACTTGAAAAGTACAGAGAATAGCTCACTGATACTCTCAATTCACTTGCTGAATGGCCTGATCTCGTACTGTCTTAGCTCCAATACATCTTTCATGCGTTTTAACAGGGGAGAACTTTGACTCATTGATTTCAAAAGAATGACATCTCATGATTTTGAACAGTAGACCAGATACCCATCTTGCATCATTAAACACAATCAAAACGAAGAATTCCATCAGTAGACACATcaatttgccacttatgctaggaTGGACAACAAGCCTAAGGTGATAGTTTGTACAAAGACTTGCAGCTTAGCTGAAAGCAACAATTTGGTCTGAAATTCGTAACTTGATGAAATTCATTTTGTGAACTGACAGTTTTGCAGTAGATATGATAAGATTAATTCAAGACTAGTAGATAGATATTATAAGACTAATTAATGCCATCTCCACTGATTTAATTCTGAAGATTAAGGGCAGATATAAATGATAAAAAAATCAGTTGTTAATCATACTTTAGAGCCAAATAGGTTAGTTCAATATTTGAACATTCCCAGCAAAAGTATGGTCAACTACAGGATTGAGGAATTTGAAGAATACAAGGAAAGAAATCAGAAGGCAGGCAATAAACATAGACCTGGTAGAAATATATCTTCTAGAAGCATAATTTAAATACTATACACTGAACAATTTTGGCAAAAAAGACGACGAACTGAAAAAGGAACATGCTAAACAAAATTCGGCGTGAAAGCATATCACAACAATGCAGGATAGTTCTTTTGCTTTCTGGTTTTCAGGGTCCTGGTTTCAACAGAAAATTGGTTCCACCCAGACATCCATTTCCGTCATCTTAAACAGAAGAGGGAACCATAAATAATTCCTGGACTTCTTATCTTGAGAGATTGCAGGCAATGCTTTCTTCTCTATCAAATGGCATCAACTCGTGGGGCTTAAGGAATCAACAGATATCCAGTTAGGCAAAGAGCAAAGAAACATAATTTACCAGATTACCACGCAGAGTGAAAACTTTTTCGCGCCATATGCAGCTACCAATTCTCATAGCCTGTTCTTGGTCCATGTAAATCTGAAATTAGTCGGCATTTCCCCTCTGCATGCGGCATCATAATCTTCAGCAAGGTTCGGTGCAGCTTCCTTGTGAGGGCATATGAACGTCTCCACAAATACCATCTCGGACACCCTGACAATTGTCCCGTAGGTCCAGTGGCGATCTAGCAATCCATTTGCCTTAAGAAACTTTATAACATAGCACCGTGGCTTGACTCGGCCCTCCAGGCTAAGGCAGAGCATTACCGGGCAATGAGCAAGGTACGCCGGTTCCAACCCCATCTCAGAGATAAGAAACTCCGACTTGCTCTGCAGTGTCTGATTGGATTTGGTCAGCATCAGTGGGGCCTTACGAAGAGCAATGCCCACCTCAGCATCCGACCACCTGAACGTGTTCCTTAAGTACTCCACTTTGGCAGCGAGCTTCTCCTCACTAAGGGATTCAACAGCCTTCAACGCGTGCCTGAACATCCCCGATCGACGGGGCACACCGAGACGTTCCACGCACGCCAGCATCACCTGGACGCGCTCCGGCTTGGCGCTGAGCAGCCATGGCACAGCGAGGCAGAGCTTCGCAATATCGGAAGTGCCTAGCCCGCACTCCCGCAGTAACTCAATATTGGGCTTGACCACCCTCTCTGGATCAGAACTGAGGAAGTACTTGTATTTCTTGAGCCCCCGGAGAAGGCTCTCGGAGGAGCTAAAGAGGGGGAGGTAGTACTCCAGCCCGGAAACGACAGATCTGGAGCGGAAGC encodes the following:
- the LOC123143354 gene encoding uncharacterized protein isoform X1; protein product: MLRLRSCILTHLPSSPATHPVPYLHRLLSAAAPAVSPGPRFAVEDYLVDTCGLTRAQALKASTKLSHLKSPTNPDAVLAFLAGLGLSSADVAALVARDPKFLCAGVERTLSPILAGLTGLGLSRSEIARVASLAPRSFRSRSVVSGLEYYLPLFSSSESLLRGLKKYKYFLSSDPERVVKPNIELLRECGLGTSDIAKLCLAVPWLLSAKPERVQVMLACVERLGVPRRSGMFRHALKAVESLSEEKLAAKVEYLRNTFRWSDAEVGIALRKAPLMLTKSNQTLQSKSEFLISEMGLEPAYLAHCPVMLCLSLEGRVKPRCYVIKFLKANGLLDRHWTYGTIVRVSEMVFVETFICPHKEAAPNLAEDYDAACRGEMPTNFRFTWTKNRL